In the Parashewanella tropica genome, CTGTAGCAGCTGTTCCTCCACAAGGTGGTCGTAAGCATCCTCAACAAGAGTTTCTGCAAGTAGATACCTCTAAGATTCTATTTATCTGTGGCGGTGCATTTGCTGGTTTAGAAAAGGTTATCGATCAACGTATTGATACAGGTAAGGGCATTGGTTTTGGTGCGACAGTCACCAGTGAAGCTGATAAAAAATCGGTATCTGAAACCTTTGAGCATGTTGAGCCAGAAGATTTGGTAAAATTTGGTTTGATCCCTGAGTTTATCGGTCGTTTACCTGTGGTAGCTACGCTAAAAGAGCTTGATGAAGATGCGTTAGTTCAAATCTTATCCGAGCCTAAAAATGCCATCACTAAGCAGTATGCTGCTTTATTTGACATGGAAGAGGTTGAACTCGAATTCCGTGAAGATGCGTTAAAAGCGATCGCTCAAAAAGCAATGGAACGAAATACTGGTGCTCGTGGTCTTCGTTCAATTGTTGAGAATATTCTTCTTGATAGCATGTACGACATTCCATCCAACAATGACGTAAGCAAAGTCGTTGTTGATGAATCTGTTGTAAAAGGTGAGTCAGATCCAATTCTGATTTACGATAACCAAGATGCTCAAGCGGCTAGCGGTGAGCAATAATTCTAGATTTTAGAACAAAGAATTTAGATTCTAGGTTGAAAAAGGAGCAGTAAGCTCCTTTTTTTTGTCTATGCTATTGAAAGGGCATCCAACGCCCTTATATAGTCTTTATATGGTTTTTTAAATTAACTTAATGCTCAAATTACTGAAGTAATGTTGTTGATCACACTATTGCTCCCGAAATAACGTAACTTAAGCATTGAGCAAATCTCCTTTTTTTACTCATCATACGGAATTGCAATATGACCCAAGAGAGTGCTACGCATATCGAACTCCCCGTATTGCCACTAAGGGATGTGGTTGTTTACCCGCACATGGTTATTCCGTTGTTTATTGGCCGCGAAAAATCAATTCGTTGCCTTGAAGCAGCAATGGAGCAGGATAAACAAATTATTCTGGTTGCCCAGCGAGACGCCGACCTAGACGAACCGACCACCGACGATATTTTTGGTGTTGGTACAGTGGCTTCTATTCTGCAATTGCTTAAATTGCCTGACGGTACCGTAAAAGTACTGGTTGAGGGAGGCAAGCGAGCGGTTATTGAAAAATTCACTCAAGAACAAGACTTCTTTGTTGCCGATGCAAGTATTCAAGAAACAGAATCGCTTGAAGCTAAAGAAGAAGAAGTTTTAGTTCGTAGTGCTATTGGCCAATTCGAAGGTTATATCAAGCTCAATAAGAAGATCCCACCTGAAGTTTTAACTTCATTATCTGGCATCGATGAAGCTGCACGCCTAGCCGATACCATGGCAGCACATATGCCATTAAAGCTTGCTGATAAACAGTCAGTATTAGAAATGTTCAATGTTGGTGAACGTCTTGAATATCTGATGAGTATGATGGAAGCAGAAATCGATTTATTGCAAGTCGAAAAACGCATTCGTACTCGTGTTAAAAAGCAAATGGAGAAAAGCCAGCGTGAGTATTATTTGAATGAGCAAATGAAGGCCATTCAAAAAGAGCTCGGCGATTTAGATGAAGGGCATGATGAATTTGATGCTTTGACTCAAAAAGTCGAAGATGCTCAAATGCCTGAAGAGGCAAAGAACAAAACGCTAGCTGAGCTTAAAAAATTAAAAATGATGTCACCAATGTCAGCGGAAGCCACTGTGGTTCGAAGCTACATTGATTGGATGACGTCAGTGCCTTGGAAAAAGCGTTCTAAAATCAAACGTGATCTCTCCAAAGCTGAACAAGTACTTGATACCGATCACTTTGGGTTGGAAAAGGTCAAAGAACGTATCCTAGAATACCTAGCCGTTCAAAGTCGAGTTAAACAGCTTAAAGGACCAATCCTTTGTTTAGTTGGACCTCCAGGTGTTGGTAAAACCTCTCTCGGTCAATCCATTGCTAAAGCTACGGGACGTAAATATGTTCGAGTAGCTCTTGGTGGTGTTAGAGACGAAGCGGAAATTCGTGGTCATCGTCGTACTTATATTGGCTCTATGCCGGGTAAGATCATTCAAAAGATGTCAAAAGTTGAGGTGAAAAACCCACTATTCCTTCTGGATGAGATCGACAAAATGAGCTCAGATATGCGTGGTGATCCATCATCTGCATTACTTGAAGTGCTTGATCCTGAGCAAAACACTAGCTTTAACGATCACTATCTTGAGGTTGATTACGACCTTTCAGATGTAATGTTTGTGGCTACTTCGAATTCAATGGATATTCCAGGACCATTGCTGGATCGTATGGAAGTCATTCGCCTATCTGGATACACAGAAGACGAAAAGCTTAATATTGCTAAACAGCATTTACTGCCTAAGCAAGTTGAGCGTAATGGTTTAAAGCCTGCTGAAGTGAATGTAGAAGATAGCGCGATTATTAGTATTATCCGTTATTACACTCGTGAAGCCGGTGTGCGTGCTCTTGAACGTGAACTGTCGAAGATTTGTCGTAAAGTGGTTAAGAAAATCCTGCTTGATAAGTCGATTAAGTCAGTTGATGTTACTGCTGAAAACATTAAAGAGTTTTTGGGTGTGCAACGTCACGATTACGGTAAAGCGGAATCTAACAACCAAGTAGGGCAAGTTACTGGCTTAGCTTGGACGCAAGTTGGTGGTGATTTACTCACCATTGAAGCGACCTCTGTTCCTGGTAAAGGTAAATTAACCTATACCGGTTCATTAGGTGACGTGATGCAAGAATCTATTCAGGCGGCATTGACGGTTGTTCGTGCACGTTCCGAAGAACTTGGTATCAACGCTGATTTCCACGAGAAGCGTGATATACACGTGCATGTACCTGAAGGCGCAACGCCAAAAGATGGTCCATCGGCTGGTGCGGCTATGTGTACTGCATTGGTGTCAAGTTTGACTGGTAATCCCGTGTGTGCAGATATTGCAATGACAGGTGAAATTACCCTTCGTGGAGAAGTTCTACCCATTGGTGGATTGAAAGAAAAACTGCTTGCCGCGCATCGAGGTGGGATTAAGCGAGTGCTTATTCCGTACGAAAATGAAAGAGATTTGGAAGAAATCCCAGAAAATGTGATTGCAGATCTCAAAATTTTCCCTGTAAGATGGGTGGATGAAGTGCTTGAACTGGCGTTGGAAAACCCAGTTAAGGGCTTTGAAGTGGTAAAAAAAGAGCAAAAAACAAAAAAATAACAGTATTCACTTAAAAAAATTGAAAAAAGGGCTTAACAAACCGCAGACCTGTGGTAGCCTAGGTAAGTGGATAATCAAGCCTCGACAGGTGTTGGGGCACTTGGTTTATAGCTGTTTCCAATATTAAATTGGTTTTTTATTTAGCTTGAATATTATTTTCAAGTTTTACACAAAGCATCCGCAAACCGCGTATATATTAGAAGGACTTGGTTGCGGTGATTAAAATAGTACATTCAAGGGGATGACATGAACAAATCTGAACTAATTGAGAAAATTGCGTCTGATGCAGACATTACTAAAGCTGCTGCAGGCCGCGCACTAGACTCTTTTATTGCTGCTGTAACTGATACTCTAAAGAGTGGTGAAAAAATTTCTCTTGTTGGTTTTGGTACATTTGAAGTACGTGAGCGCGCTGCACGTACTGGCCGTAACCCACAAACTGGTGCAGAAATCAAAATCGCAGCTGCTAAAGTACCTGCTTTCAAAGCTGGTAAAGCACTAAAAGACGCTGTTAACTAAGAATAGCGATTTTGATAAGCCTTTATGGTATTTGTATTTAAGCACTGCATTGCAGTGCTTTTTACAAAATAGGGCTCTGGATTTTTAAGTTAATCTAACACCCATTATGACTGATATGTGCTCATATAATGTGTATAAGACACACCTCAACCATAATTGATGTTGACTTGATTTAAAGCTCCATCTAACCGAAGAAAAGGCGCACAGTTAGGGCGCCTTTTTTATTTTCAAACAAAGCGAGATATCTGATGTTAGAAAAGATTCGCGAAGGATCACAAGGTGTTATAGCTAAGACTATTTTGATTCTTGTGATTTTGTCATTTGCCTTTGCAGGTGTAAGCAGTTATTTAGGTTCGAAAACAGAAGTAGCTGCTGCCACAGTGAATGGCGATGAAATTAGTAAAGCTGAGTTAGAGCAGTTGTATCAAAACGAACGTAATCGTTTGCAACAACAGCTTGGTGAGATGTTTGACACCTTGGCATCCAATGATGGTTATTTAAAAAGTGTTAAGCAAAGTGTTTTAGAGCGTTTGGTAGCACAAAAACTCGTTGACCAAGCAGCTGCAAACTTAAATTTAACTGTCTCTGATGCACAAGTTAAACAAGCGATTCTTTCAGAGCCAGCTTTCCAAACAGATGGCCATTTCGACAATGATCGTTTTCAAGCCGTTCTTCGCCAACTTGGTTATCAACCAGCCGCGTTTAGTGAAAGCATGCGCGTAGATATGACTCGTCGTCAGCTTATTGAGGCACTGATTGGTTCTGAGTTTGCACTTAAGAGCGAAGCAAAAAATATTGCTGAAATCCAAGGTCAGAGCCGTGATATCCGCTATGCCATCGTTGATGCTGAGCCTTACAAAGCGAATATTGCCGTTACTGATGCTCAGGTCAAAGAATACTACGACCAAAATACAAGCCAGTTTGTTCGCCCAGAGCAAGTTAGCCTTGATTACGTTGAGTTAAATGCTTCTGATTTTGCTAATAACATCAAAGTGACAGCTGAAGATGCTAAAGCATATTATGATGAACACAAAAATCAGTACCAGACGACTGAAAAGCGTTTACCTGCACATATTTTAATCCCATTTGGGGATGACGAAGCTAAAGCTAAGGTAAAAATTGAAGCCATTAAAAAAGAATTAGATAACGGCGCTGATTTTGCTGAACTAGCCAAAAAAGATTCTCAAGACACTTTTAGTGCTAAAAACGGCGGCAAGCTTGATTGGTATGAGCAAGGTGTAATGGATCCTGCTTTTGATGATGCTTTATTCAAACTGAAAAAAGGTCAAGTTTCTGGCATTGTTAAAACAGAATTTGGTTTTCACTTGATCAAACTACTAGATGAAAAGCCTGTTGAAACTCAGCAATTTGAAGCTGTCAAAGCTGATATCGAAAAAGAACTAAAACAGCGTAAAGCTGATGACCAGTTCTATTCATTACAGCAAAAGTTGGCTGATACCAGCTATGAAGTACCTGATACGTTAGAAGATGCTGCTAAAGCGGTAGATGCTAAAGTAATGCATACAGCACTCTTCTCTCGTGCTAATCCTCCTGTTTCATTAAATGATCCTAAAGTAATTAAAGCGGCTTTCTCAGAGCAAGTACTTGATCAAGGCATGAACAGTGATGTGATCGAACTTGGTAATAACCATGTGATTGTGTTGCGTGTTAATGAGCATAAAGCTGCTGGTACTAAGTCATTTGACGAAGTAAAGTCAGATATTGTTGCTCGTATAAAGCAAGATAAAGCCAATGAACAAGCTAAGACTAAAGCTCAAGAGTATGCTGCGAGCATTAAAGCAGGCAAGTCAGAAGTTAAGCTAACGGCTAAATCTAAAGTTCATCGTTATGACAGGGAGCTTCAGCCTGCTCTTATAGGTAAAGTGTTTAAGCTTGCTAAACCAAACGATGCTCCTACTGTTGGTACTGTAGAATTACCTAATGGCTATGCGGTTGTTGTACTTGATAAAATCAATGCTGCTGAAGGGATTAACGACTCTGTCATTAGTTCTCTAACTCAGCAACTAGCCAATAACTATTCTGAATTAGATTATCGTTCTTTGATTTCTTATTTGAAATCTAAAGCTGAGATCACTTATGCTGAAGATGCTAATGAGATTAATGAACTGCAATAATTTCTAAATATCGTCATTAGATACTAAACTCCTCCACTGTAAAATGGAGGAGTTTTTTTATTATGTTTTAAAGGATAATTTGAAGCATAGTTACTAGATTTAAGTGGCATTGTTAACCATTTTTGTCTTGCATAAAAGCAAAGCATTGTGCCGGTGAACCTTCAAAAGGTTTCAAGTCACGAATTAGTTGCTCCCAACCACCTTCACTTATGATTACTTTATCATCTTGACCTATAGCTTCTGCAACTAGCAACCCAGCACCAGTAGCGTAACGTACACAATTATTAAAATCGAATCCGTCCCCACCCGTATAAGACTTAAATTGAAATGTAGTAGTTTCGAAATATTTTGAGTCTGGGTATTCATTATTATTACAGTCAATAATGATGGTTCCGTGCTGTCGAGTGAAGATTGCTAAGACTGCATGGTCAATATGAAACAGAGACCTTCTGATTCCAACGACCTGCATTAGATATTGCGTGTCACTTGGATATCGTGAAAATATTTCTTTGTACATAAAGTTAAGATAGTCTGCAAAATTACTTTCAGGTACACCTTTAACGTATGATTGATCTGGAAATGCAGGCCCTATGTACTTAACTAATCTAGGAACATCTTTCAAATGATGATCAAAAGCATTAAGAGCGATTGAAACCGGTAAAGTTCCTGTATCTTTTGGCTTATATGTATACTTGTCTTTATCTTTATCAACTAGTTTGACTTCATCGCCATCTTTAGCCACCTTACCATCTTCGTCTAATTCGAGCATGTCATCGAGGTTGTCACAGCCGTCTAGAAAACTATCTGTAGAGTCTGAGTCAGGCTCTTTTTCTTTCATACATTCATGTGCTTGAGTTTTTTGTTTTACTCCAGTTTCACATTGTAATGATTTGGACGATATTGCTTCTTGCATTTCTGGTTCTTGACGCTGTTTTTCTTCGGTATGATCAGGTTGTTGACTTACCTGATATGAGAAATGAGGCTCCTGAGTTTCTTGTTGTTTTGTTTGAGTTGAAAGAGGTGATCCCCCTGATGATATTGAAGTTTTATGTGTTGCTTGAATAAAATTAGCTAAATGTGACGGTGATTCAGTATCTGGCTGTGCTTTGAAATCATCTGGTTCTACAATAGTATACTCTGATTCGATTCCTGCATAGTCATTTCCAAGGGGGCTCCAGTGCACTGAAACGGGCTTCTTATATCCTTCATGAGGTGAACTCGATTGTAGTGTATAAGGTTGAGGTTTTTGTACTGCCATGACTATATCTCAAAACACTTTTATACCCAACAGTAAACCTCTAGGTATAAAAGTGAAACAAAGGTAAACAATAAATAATGAAATCAAATTTGATACTAAGATGATTTTATTCAGTCTCTATTGAGCTGTTATTATCAGCTTCAGGCGCCATTGCTCTTGGTAATTCAGCTGCAGGAGTCATTGGTTGTGGTAATTCAGCTTCTTGATTTAGCTCTAGCTCCTCTAAAAATGCAAAAACCTCCGAAGGCTCTTCATTCGACACAGGTAATCTGCTTTTTAAGCCTTTCCAGCCACCCAGTAAAGCACTTCCGTCACAAAATTCACGGGCAATTAATATTCCACTTTTAGTGGCGTGTCGAACACAGTTATTTCTATCAGATTCGCATTTGTAGGGTTTAAAGTGGAAACTTCTAGTTCGGTAGTTTTTAGAGTTTGAGTAGGGAAAAATAAAACGAGAGCTATCAAAGATGATGGTCTCTTTTGCTGTGTAAATAGCCAGTATTGCATGATCTGGCCTGACTGTTCTCTTTAGACCCACAACTTGCATAAGTAAATCACATTTTTTAGTTGGAAATACTTCCGTATGCATTGTTTCTAAAAACTTAGCAAGTTTGCCTTCTGGTACATATTCAGGATAATCCATATGTGGGCCAGTCCAATTAATTGGTATATCTAACCCCTTCAAGTGATGGGCAAAGGCTTGAACTGCATTGGACGCTCCAATTGTTCCTTCAGTATTTACTGTAAACCTGCTTTCTGGGTTTTCAGCGATTTCTTTCATTTGTTCTGCATTAATGGACTCACAGTCATCGAAAAATATACCTTTGTCCTCGGTCTTCTGTTCAGCACTTGATTCAAGGTTTGCTGAAGATACAGTAAAAGGCGTAGGGCTTTGAGCAGGTTGTGGTAAAACTTCTTCACTTTCCACAAAACCTTTAACACTAGGATCACTAGCTTCCGCAGGCTTAGTCTTGTAGCCAGTTCCAGACTTTGATGTGGTTAAGACATAGGGATCTCGGGTGACAGTTTCTGTATCTGCTGCTAAATCGTATGCTTTCTCTTTATCCTGTATAACTACCCATTCAGCAGTCGGTGTCATTGGTATATCAGAAGCCTTTGCCATTGCGTTATCTCACATAATATTGATGACTATAAGATTAATACACGAGAAGAAAAACTGTATGAATGTGAATTATAAATAATACAATCGACATTCATTCTTAATGTTAATGGAAGTGATCTATTTTGAATTTTTGATACAAAAAAACGCCGCATTGTAGCGACGTTTGCAATTTGGATTATTCTCTTAATTAAAGCTGAATCACATCGAAATCAACTAATGGGCTTACATCCGCTTCATAGTCGATGCCTTCAATACCAAAACCGAATAATTGTAAGAACTCATCTTTATATTCTTGGTAATCAGCGACATCTCTTAAATTTTCACTGGTCACTGTTGGCCATAAATCACGGCAGTGTTGTTGGATTTCATCACGTAACTCCCAGTCATCTAAACGCAGACGATTACTTTCATCAACATCAGCGGCTTGGCCGTCAGTACGATATAGACGATCACTGAACATACGGTTGATTTGCTCAATGCAACCCTCATGGAGTCCCGCAGAGCGCATTTTTTTAAATACCATTGCAATGTACAAAGGCATTACAGGAATTGCTGAGCTAGCTTGTGTTACAACACTTTTAAGCACTGCAACATTCGCACTGCCGCCTTTAACACCTAGCTGTTCATTTAAGGCATGAGCTGCGCGGTCCAAGTCCATTTTGGCTTTACCAAGTGCACCATGCCAGTAGATTGGCCAAGTCATGTCTGTACCGATATAGCTATAGGCAACAGTTTTGCAATCGTCAGAAAGTACACCAGCTTCAGATAGCGCATTTATCCAAAGTTCCCAATCTTGACCACCCATAACCGTTACTGTATCCGCAATTTCTTGCTCAGTGGCTGGCTCAACATGGGCTTCAATAATAGTGTCTTTGTTGGTATCAACTGCAGTTGAAGTATAGGTTTCACCAATTGGTTTAAGTGATGAACGAATGACTTCGCCAGAATCAGGCATTTTGCGGACAGGGGAGGCTAATGAATAAACCACCATGTCAACTTGACCAAGGTCTTGCTTGATTAGATCAATGGTCTTTTGTTTTGCTTCGTGGCTAAAAGCATCACAGTTAATACTTTTTGAATATAAGCCTTCAGCTTTAGCAAATTTGTCAAAAGCCGCTGAATTATACCACCCAGCAGTGCCTGGTTTTTTCTCAGTTCCCGGTTTTTCAAAAAATACACCGATTGTCGCAGCGTCATTACCAAATGCTGCAGTAACACGAGACGCAAGGCCATAGCCACTCGATGAACCAATTACTAGCACTTTTTTAGGGCCATTTTTTAAGTTGGCATTAGCTTTAGTAATATTGATTTGTTCTAGAACGTTTGCTTCGCAACCCACTGGATGTGTGGTGGTGCAGATGAAGCCACGAATTTTCGGTTTGATGATCATAGTTATTCTTCTGTTTAGTAGATTGAGAATAGAATAATAATTTACGTGTTAAATTGGCACTTATTTTTGCCTTTAAATAGCAAATCTTAAAGTGGTTGGAGCAGTGATTGGTATTAACACAGCTCCTGATCTCTTAATAACTTCTGGGTATACGGGTGTTGAGGTTCGTTAAACAATCGCTCGGTAGTAGCCTGTTCGACAATTTCCCCTTTTTTCATCACAATCACATTATCACTGATGTGTCGGATCATTTTTAGGTTGTGGGATACAAAAATGTAAGAAAGCCCTAACTCTTTTTGTAGTTCAATTAGTAAATTTAAAATTTGGGCTCGCACCGATAAATCTAAGGCTGATAATGCTTCATCTGCGATGATTACTTTAGGGTTAAGCATGAGTGCTCTGGCTACTGCAACTCTTTGTTTTTGTCCTTCAGAAATCATATGAGGATAAAAATCGGCATGCTCAGGTAGTAATCCCACTTTTTTTAAAATACTCAACACTTGATCATGGCGTTGTCTTTCAGAAAGCGAGGTATTGAATTTCAGAGGTTCGTCAAGGAGCTCACCAATGGTTAAGCGTGGATTTAATGAAGTGCTAGGATCTTGGAAAATCATCCTAATTAAGCGGCATCTTTGTTTTACATTTCGTCGCTCTAATGGTGTACCTTCAAATAAAATCTCACCTCCACTTCGTGCTTCCGCGCCAACAAGGATTTTTGCAAGTGTACTTTTTCCGGAGCCAGCTTCTCCGACAATCGCTAAGGTCTCTCCTTCAGCAAGAGTAAACGTAATCGGTAGCAATGCATTAGAGCACTGGCGCTTAAAACCTTTGTAACCAGAGAAATACGTTTTTTTAAGGTTTTTGACTTCAAGTAATGATTGGCTCATTAGCTTTTCTCTTGGTTGTACGGAAAGTGGCAAGCATAGCTGTGCTCTTTACGCTGTGAAGGAAGAGGTTGGTTTACACATTGGCGCTCAGCTTTGGGGCAACGAGGCCCTAATCGACACCCAATAGGGAGGTGCTGTAAAGCAGGAATTGAGCCTGGTAGAGTTTCAAGAATCATTTTGCTGCTGGCTTCATACTTATCCTTAGCGTAGTGATCCATTAAGGTCTTAGTGTAAGGATGGAACGGCTTTTCAACGATTTTATCGGTTAGACCAGATTCAGCCACTTGCCCACAGTAAAGTACAGTTAAGCTGTTACACCATTTGGTTAGGTTTTCCAATTCATGGCTTATAAGTAAAACGGTTACATTCTGAAGTTGGTTCAATTGTGTTAACAGTCGGAAAATTTGAGCCCGAGTACTTGCTTCCATGTTGGTAGTCGGTTCATCAGCAATTAGCAGTTGAGGTCGGTGGGCAATTGCCATTGCAATCATCACCTTTTGACATTCACCTTCGGATAACTCCCAAGCATAGCTATCCATAATGGTTTCAGTGTTTTTAATGCCAACTTTATGCAGCCATTTATTGGCCATTTTTAATTTTTCAGAGTGCCGTTTCCAAAAGTAAGTGCCTTTTGGCACTGGCATACTTTCTAAAATTTGAGAGCCTATCGTCTTCGCTGGATCAAAACTCCCCGATGGATCTTGAAAAATCATTGAGATACTTGATCCCATGAGCTCACGGCGTTCTCTTGATGACATTGTCATGAGGTTTTTACCATCAAACATCATTCTATCGGCATTTAGAGTCCAGTTGGGATCTTCTAATCCGATAATGGCTTTGGCGAGCAAGCTTCGTCCTGAACCCGATTCGCCTAGGAGTCCTCTAATGTCACCAGCATTTAAAATCATACTGACTTTTTCAAGGGCTTTTACTTTACCGTGAGGAGTATCAAGCTCAATGGTTAGGTTTCTTATATCAAGTAAAGGCATATAAAGTACTCTAGCTGCGCTGTGGTGATAAGGCAGAACGTAAGCCGTCACCTACCAAGTTAATGGCCAAAACGGTAATTAAAATTGCAACACCCGGAATTGTGACAGTCCACGGAGCTATTAAAAAATGTTCAGTTCCTTGCATTACCATAGCTCCCCACTCAGGGCTTGGTGCTTGGGCACCAAGGTTTAAAAAACCTAGTGCAGCAATATCAAGAACCGCGACTGACATTGCCAGTGTTACTTGAATAATCACAATATCCCAAACATTTGGCATAATCACATACCAATAAATTTGCAATGAATTGGCGCCATCTAACCGCGCGGCTGTAACGTATTCTTTTTGGAGTTCTTCATGGATAGCTTGATGGATAGCCCTAACAAACTGAGGTACAAGTGCTAGGCCTACAGCCCAAAATACGTTTTCAAGGCCTGCGCCCATAACGGCTACAACTAACATTGCCAATATTAATGATGGAATGGATAGCAGTGCGTCTAATAAGTGGCCTAAAATACTCGATTTAATACCACTCATCATTCCTGACACTGAGCCTAGAAAAAAACCGACAATTAAGGCAACGGCAACCACAGCAATAGATATACCAAAGGTTAGATGCGTACCATGTAAAACTCGGCTTAGAATATCTCGCCCTAATTCGTCGGTTCCCAAAAAGTGTGTAACACTTCCAGCTTGATCCCAAGAGGGGGGTAACAGGAGTGCATTAGGATCTTGTAACCCAGGTGGGAATGGGGCTAAGTACTCACCAAACAGCATGACCAAAAATAAAATGAAGAGCAGCCAAAGACCGACTAAAGCGAATGGATTTGATGAAAACGCAATCCATGTTCTTTTGCTTGGGGATGGAATTGCATCATCCTGATAAATTCTAATTCTTGCCATAAAGCTCTTTCTTAGTGATCGGATTAACAAGGTTGTGGATCACATCAATTAAGATATTTAAGAAAATAATCAAGAGTGCCACAACAAATACACCGCCTTGAATAACAGTATAATCACGTTGGTAAATGCCTGATACTAACCAATAGCCCACACCAGGCCAGGCGAAGCTCACTTCAACTAATATGGCGTAACTGGCAAATGGTCCAAGCATTAATCCTAATTGCTTTAGTACAGGGATAAGAGCATTAGGCAGTGCATGTTTAATGATAATCTGGCCAGTATGCAACCCTCTTGCTTCAGCGGCACGAATATAGGTTTTAGTCATCACATTCTGCATGGCAGAACGCGTAATTCGAATCACAACCGTAAGCGGTAAAATTGATAGGGTTACTGCAGGCAAAACAATGTGCTGTAGTGCATCATAAAACGCTGACACTCCGTATTGCTTGCTGGCTAAAAGGCTGTCAATAACAACAAACCCTGTGACAGGTTTGATTTCGTAAAGTAAATTAATTTGGCCCGATACAGGTAGCCATTCTCTCTGAATTCCAAACCAATGAGCCAACATCAACCCTATCCAAAAGACGGGTAATGAATAGCCCGTAAGAGTGGTTGCAACAATCAGGTTCTGAATCATTTTATGATGGTTAAATGATGCTATCACTCCAATTGGTATGCCTACGACTAATGCAATCAAACCTGCAATCATTGCTAATTCAAACGACGCTGGCAACACTACGAATAACTCTTGGGATATAGGGTGGTGCGAGGTTAGAGAAACACCAAAATCACCACTAAGTCGGTGCTGAACATAAGCGAAAAACTGACTGAAAATATTACTGTCTAAATGATAAGCTTGAGAAATTGCTAATTCTTGTGCTGGAGACGGATCATTTATGCCAGATAATGCAACATTTGTTG is a window encoding:
- the fabV gene encoding enoyl-ACP reductase FabV; translated protein: MIIKPKIRGFICTTTHPVGCEANVLEQINITKANANLKNGPKKVLVIGSSSGYGLASRVTAAFGNDAATIGVFFEKPGTEKKPGTAGWYNSAAFDKFAKAEGLYSKSINCDAFSHEAKQKTIDLIKQDLGQVDMVVYSLASPVRKMPDSGEVIRSSLKPIGETYTSTAVDTNKDTIIEAHVEPATEQEIADTVTVMGGQDWELWINALSEAGVLSDDCKTVAYSYIGTDMTWPIYWHGALGKAKMDLDRAAHALNEQLGVKGGSANVAVLKSVVTQASSAIPVMPLYIAMVFKKMRSAGLHEGCIEQINRMFSDRLYRTDGQAADVDESNRLRLDDWELRDEIQQHCRDLWPTVTSENLRDVADYQEYKDEFLQLFGFGIEGIDYEADVSPLVDFDVIQL
- the ppiD gene encoding peptidylprolyl isomerase, producing MLEKIREGSQGVIAKTILILVILSFAFAGVSSYLGSKTEVAAATVNGDEISKAELEQLYQNERNRLQQQLGEMFDTLASNDGYLKSVKQSVLERLVAQKLVDQAAANLNLTVSDAQVKQAILSEPAFQTDGHFDNDRFQAVLRQLGYQPAAFSESMRVDMTRRQLIEALIGSEFALKSEAKNIAEIQGQSRDIRYAIVDAEPYKANIAVTDAQVKEYYDQNTSQFVRPEQVSLDYVELNASDFANNIKVTAEDAKAYYDEHKNQYQTTEKRLPAHILIPFGDDEAKAKVKIEAIKKELDNGADFAELAKKDSQDTFSAKNGGKLDWYEQGVMDPAFDDALFKLKKGQVSGIVKTEFGFHLIKLLDEKPVETQQFEAVKADIEKELKQRKADDQFYSLQQKLADTSYEVPDTLEDAAKAVDAKVMHTALFSRANPPVSLNDPKVIKAAFSEQVLDQGMNSDVIELGNNHVIVLRVNEHKAAGTKSFDEVKSDIVARIKQDKANEQAKTKAQEYAASIKAGKSEVKLTAKSKVHRYDRELQPALIGKVFKLAKPNDAPTVGTVELPNGYAVVVLDKINAAEGINDSVISSLTQQLANNYSELDYRSLISYLKSKAEITYAEDANEINELQ
- a CDS encoding ATP-binding cassette domain-containing protein produces the protein MSQSLLEVKNLKKTYFSGYKGFKRQCSNALLPITFTLAEGETLAIVGEAGSGKSTLAKILVGAEARSGGEILFEGTPLERRNVKQRCRLIRMIFQDPSTSLNPRLTIGELLDEPLKFNTSLSERQRHDQVLSILKKVGLLPEHADFYPHMISEGQKQRVAVARALMLNPKVIIADEALSALDLSVRAQILNLLIELQKELGLSYIFVSHNLKMIRHISDNVIVMKKGEIVEQATTERLFNEPQHPYTQKLLRDQELC
- a CDS encoding HU family DNA-binding protein, producing the protein MNKSELIEKIASDADITKAAAGRALDSFIAAVTDTLKSGEKISLVGFGTFEVRERAARTGRNPQTGAEIKIAAAKVPAFKAGKALKDAVN
- the lon gene encoding endopeptidase La, with translation MTQESATHIELPVLPLRDVVVYPHMVIPLFIGREKSIRCLEAAMEQDKQIILVAQRDADLDEPTTDDIFGVGTVASILQLLKLPDGTVKVLVEGGKRAVIEKFTQEQDFFVADASIQETESLEAKEEEVLVRSAIGQFEGYIKLNKKIPPEVLTSLSGIDEAARLADTMAAHMPLKLADKQSVLEMFNVGERLEYLMSMMEAEIDLLQVEKRIRTRVKKQMEKSQREYYLNEQMKAIQKELGDLDEGHDEFDALTQKVEDAQMPEEAKNKTLAELKKLKMMSPMSAEATVVRSYIDWMTSVPWKKRSKIKRDLSKAEQVLDTDHFGLEKVKERILEYLAVQSRVKQLKGPILCLVGPPGVGKTSLGQSIAKATGRKYVRVALGGVRDEAEIRGHRRTYIGSMPGKIIQKMSKVEVKNPLFLLDEIDKMSSDMRGDPSSALLEVLDPEQNTSFNDHYLEVDYDLSDVMFVATSNSMDIPGPLLDRMEVIRLSGYTEDEKLNIAKQHLLPKQVERNGLKPAEVNVEDSAIISIIRYYTREAGVRALERELSKICRKVVKKILLDKSIKSVDVTAENIKEFLGVQRHDYGKAESNNQVGQVTGLAWTQVGGDLLTIEATSVPGKGKLTYTGSLGDVMQESIQAALTVVRARSEELGINADFHEKRDIHVHVPEGATPKDGPSAGAAMCTALVSSLTGNPVCADIAMTGEITLRGEVLPIGGLKEKLLAAHRGGIKRVLIPYENERDLEEIPENVIADLKIFPVRWVDEVLELALENPVKGFEVVKKEQKTKK